In Deltaproteobacteria bacterium, the genomic stretch ACAGCGCTGGCTTCGGTCGCCGGCGCGATTCCAGCCGTTTTGCTCTATCGGACCGACGTCGCGACTCAGCTCGCCAGCACGGAGTGAACGATCGTCCGGTAGGGCGCGCGCCCTGGAACTCACGGCTCTCCATCGGCACCTCCGACAAACGAACTCGGAGGTTCCTTGCCGACGTCATTCCTGTCCCAACTGCTGTTCGTCGCTACCTCGCTCGCGGTCGGCACGCTCGCTCACGCCCAGGCCGCACCGACTCCGCCCGCGTCGGATCGCGTGGAGGAGCTCGTCATCATCGCGACGCGCACGGAGCAGCCGTCTCTGTTCGTGCCCGCGGCCGTCTCGACGCAGGACTTCAGCGAGCTTCGCCAAGAGGGCTTCCTCTACGGCACCGACGAGTTCCGCGGCGTGCCGGGAGTCTATTTCCGGCGAGGCGTGGGGCCGTTGGTTGATTTGGGACGGTCGTCGTTGGGCCATCGACGATGGAAACCGGGTTCGCGAACTCGTGCGCCAGAGCGTGCTCACGCTGTACATGGACGCCGCGGGTGCGGAATCCGATCGGCAGCGGGACGCATTCGCAAGCGCCGCGAAGCGCCTGCGTCACGCCAACCGCATGCAGGCCGCCCTATGGATCGCGGCCGGGGACCCGAAGTTGACCGTGCATCACATGATGCTCGACACCGATCCGTGGCTTCTGAATGTTGAGAACGGGACGATCGATCTGCGCACCGGGAATTTGCGCGAGCACCGGCGCGAAGACCTCATCACGAAGCTCGTGCCGACCTACTTCGACCCGAGCAAGGACGCACCCGGTTGGGATGCATTCCTGAATCGAGTGCAGCCTGACGCCGCGATGCGGGACTACCTGCAGCGCGCAATCGGGTATTCGATCACCGGGAGCACGCGCGAGGAGTGTGTGTTCCTAAACCATGGGGGCGGTGCCAACGGGAAGACCACTTTCATCGAGACGTTTCGCTTACTGCTCGGGGACTATGGCATCGCGCTCCCGCAGGAGACGGTGGTCCGCGCTCGCTTCTCGTCGATCCCCAACGACCTCGCTCAGCTGCCGGGCCGCCGTTTCGCGACGATCGTCGAGACCGGCGAGGACCAGCGCCTTGATGAGGAGCGGATCAAGGCGCTCGCGACCGGCGACAAGCTGCCCGCGCGCTTCATGCGCCAGGAGTGGTTCGAGTTCGAGCCGAGATCGAAGTTCTGGATGGCGACCAACCACCTTCCAACAGTGTCCGGCGACGATGACGGGATTTGGCGGCGGATTCGCCTCGTGCCGTGGGCCGTTCAGATCCCCGAAGCCGAGCGGGATCGCGACCTCCGCGAGAAGCTGCAGGCTGAACTGCCGGGCGTTCTGGTTTGGGCCGTTCGTGGCTGTCTTGACTGGCAGCGTGACGGTCTTCGGCCACCGAACGCAGTTACTGCTGCCACAGGCGAGTACCGGGAGGAAGAAGACGTGATCGGCGCCTTCCTCCAGGAGCGGTGCGATTTCGGCCCCGCCCTAACGGTCTCGAACAAGCGACTGCGGCGGGAGTTCTCGGGTTGGTGCGAGCAGCAGGGGCACCCGCTGCCGAGTCCGAAGGCGGTTGCTTCACGGTTTTCGCGGCGCGGCATGCTGAAGTGCAAGGTGGGCTCTGACAGAGGCTGGCGCGGTCTCAACGTGCGCAGCCTCGAGGAGGGAGAACATGCGAGGGACGGATGGGACGGTTAGGACGAGATTCCAGCTATCGATCAGATCCTACGCGCGCGATCCGGTGATGAGATAAGACGAGGAAGATGTGTCCCATCTGGCCGGCTCCCAAAGGCTCCGCGACGCGCGTTTGCTGATGCCCCAACCCCGTTTGGCGGCCACGCCCACCGGTACAGGAAACTAGGTAGTCGCCATGAAGAAGAAGCCCTCCGGCCCTCGATATCGAAACCTCTTCGCCCGCGGCGGAGTCATCTACTACAGGCGCAAAATCGGCGGGCGTCGGCTGAAGGTCAGCACAGCGACGAGCGACTGGAGTGAGGCCGCCGCATTCCGCGATCTCTACGAGCAGCGGAAGGGCATCGGGCGCCTCCCGCTCGCGATACTGGACACGCCGACATTCGCGGCGTTCGCCACCCGCTATCTCGCTGAGGACACATCGCACCTCGCCGGGACGACGCGGGCCGATCGCGAGGGGTACCTGAGGCCAGACGGGCCGCTGATTCGCTTTTTCGGTGGGCGCAAGCTCGACGAGATCACCGCGCCGATCGTTCGCGAGTGGTGGAACCAGGAGGTCCTCGGCAGGAGCCGTTCGATCTCGACCGGCCGGTCCTACCTCTCCGCTCTCGCTGGCGTGGTCGGCTACGCGACGGATCTCGGGCTTCTAGAGGCGAACCCGCTGCCCGCGTTCCGGGAGCAGCTGCGGCGCCGTGGGCGCACGAAGGGCGCGCGCGCACGGTCGGATTCGGGAAGCACGATCCGCCCGATCGAGAGCCTCGGCGACCTCCTGAGCTTCACGCGGGCCGCGTTCGCTGAAGCCGAGATCGACCTTGCGCAGACGCGAAGCGTTCAACGCCACAGGGAGACTCGGCACGCGCGGTCGCTCGAGGAGCGGACCGGGGGCTTGCGAGCCGTCGTCGCGATCCTCTGCATGTTGGACGCTGGCCTTCGCGTAGGCGAAGTAGCGGGCATGACTTGGGGGCAGGTTCGCTGGGGGTCCGATGAGAGCGACCCCAATCGCGCCATCGTGATCGACAGGTCTCGCCCTCGCGGTGGAGAGGTCGCCCCTCCGAAGAGTGGACGCCGCCGAGTGGTCGCACTCTCTCGGCGCCTACGCGCAGCACTAGAGCTCTTGTATCGGATTCAGTTTCGCCCCGCCCCCGAAGCTGCGGTGCTGCCCGGCTTCGAGCCCCACAACTTCTCGACGCGAGCTTGGAGGCGAATCACCGAACGCGCTGGGATCGGGCACCGGGCACCGAAGGACCTCCGCGACACATTCGCCTCGTGGGTGCTCAGCCTGGGCGTCCAGCTCGGGTACGTCTCCCAACAGCTCGGCCACGCGGACGTAGCCGTCACGGCGCGGCACTACGCACGCTGGTGCGGCGGCGACGTTTACCGGGATCCCATGCCGCTCGAGGCTGGGGAGGTGCCCGCGGATCTGATCGCGCGGGCGTCGGAGTGGTCCCAGAGTGGCCCCACCCCCGAGTTCTCGTGGCGCGACGAGATCGAAAAGCTCAGCAATCTCGCAGGTTTGGTGGTGGCCCAGGCCAGAGTCGAACTGGCGACACCCGCATTTTCAGTGCGGTGCTCTACCAACTGAGCTACCGGGCCGAAGGCGCGGCAACGTACCTCACGCATCTGGTGGGGCCATCGGACCGCCCGAGTTTTTTCGCTCGTCCGCGCGACCTGCTCGCATTCGTACGAATTCCGCACTTCCTTTGCCACTTCGCGCCCTTGCCTCCCACTTAAAGCAGAGGGAAGGCAGAGGGGATTTGCATGAAGCGGCTGTTGCTGGGTCTGCTCTTTTCGATTTGTGCCGCGAGCTCGGCACAAGCCGTCACGTTCGGCTTCGACTGCTTGGCAGGACCGTCGGCGGCCTGCGGAGTCGGTGAGGCACAGATCAGGGTCGAGGTGACCGACGCCGGCAGCGGCATGGTGAACCTCGTGTTCACGAACACCGGGGCCGAGGTGTCCGCGGTCCGAAGCATCTACTTCGATCGTCCCGAGAATTTCGCCAAGCTCGTGCTGTTGGGTGGAGCGGGCACCCGGTTCAAGAAGGGCGGGAAGCCCAAGGATCTTCCGGGCGTTCCGAGCTTCATGAGCGACTTCCGCTTCACGGCGCGGTCGCCGCAGGACATCAACGGCCTCAACCCGGGCGAGAGCCTCACCATCGTGCTCAAGCTGGCGTCGGGTCGCACCTTCGCCGACGTGGTGAGCGCGCTCGAGAGTGGTTCGCTGAAGATCGGCGTCTTCATGGTCGCCAACACGCCAACGACCGGAGAGGCGAGCCTGGTGAACCTGCCGAGGCCGGTACCTGAGCCCGTCGCCGCGCTGATGGGCGGTGTGGCTTGCCTCGGCCTCGCGCTCTTGGGTCGCCGCCGCTAGCACGCAAAGCCCGCAGCCCGGCGGACTCCGCCGCGAATCCCTAACAACCCGTGGCCCGGACGTGCGATAGCGTCCGGGCCATGTGCTTTTCGAGAGCCGCGCACGCGGCGTTCTTCATCGTATTTCTCGCTGCGCGGCTGTCGTTCGCCGCATCTCCCGATCCCGCGACGGGAACGCGCGGGATGGTCGTCACGCCGCATCCCTCCGCGACCGCGGCGGGCGTGCGCGTGCTCGAGCGCGGCGGCAACGCGATCGACGCGGCGATCACCGCTGCCCTCGCGATCGCCGTGGCGCAGCCGAACTCCACCGGCATCGGTGGCGGCGCGTTCATCCTCGTGCGCCTCGCGGATGGCCGCGCGTTCGCGATCGACGCGCGCGAGACGGCGCCCGCCGCTGCGCACGCCGAGATGTACACGCGCCCCGACCTCGCGGCAGACGCATCGCGCTTCGGTGGGCTCGCCGTCGGCACGCCGGGCCTGATCGCGGGCTTCGCGCTCGCGCTCGAGGAGCACGGCACGATCTCGTGGAAGCACGCGCTCGCGCCGGCCATCGCGCTCGCGGACGAGGGCACGCCGCTCGGGCCCTACACGCGCCGCTTCATGGGCTTCATGCGCGCGACCCCGCTGCCCGCGCGCTTTCCCGAGGTCGCGCGCATCCAGCTGCCGCCGGAGCCGATCGCGGGGGGCAAGCTGCGCCAGCCCGAGCTCGCGGGGACGCTGCGCCTGCTCGCGAAGCGCGGCCCGCGCGCCTTCTACGAGGGCGCGCTCGCGGAGAAGATCGCGGCCGCGGCGCAGGCGAGCGGCGGCGTGCTCACGGCGCGCGACCTCGCGGGCTACACGCCGCTCGTGCGCGAGCCGCTGCGCGGCGAGTACCGCGGCGTCGAGCTGCTCGCGTTCCCGCCTCCGTCGTCGGGCGGAGTGACGCTGATCCAGACGCTGAACATTCTCGAAGGCTTCGACCTGCGCGCGAAGGGCGCCGGCTCCTCCGAGTCGATTCACCTCGTGAGCGAGGCGCTGAAGCTGGCCTTCGCCGATCGCGCGCTTCACCTCGGTGACCCGGCGTTCGTGGCCGACATGCCGGTGAAGCAGCTGCTCAGTGACGAGTACGCGGCGAAGCTGCGCGCGCGCATTCGCGCGGACCGCGCGAGTCGCGTCGACGGCTCGCAGCTCGCGGTCGACGACGCCGGCACTGCGCATCTCTCGGTGGTGGACGGAGCGGGCAACGCCGTCGCGATCACGCAGACCGTGAACGGCCCCTACGGCGCGTGGGTCGTCGTGCCCGGAACCGGCGTGATCCTCAACAACGAAATGGACGACTTCGTCACGCAGCCGGGCGAGGTGAACCAGTGGGGCTTGTTAGGGCTCGCCGATGCCGCGAATCGCGTCGAGCCGGACAAGCGCCCGCTCTCGAGCATGGCGCCGCTGATCGGCATCGAGAACGGGCGCGTGCGCTTCGTGGCCGGCAGCAACGGCGGGCCCCGCATCATCACCTCCACCTTGATCGCACTGCTCAACGTCGTCGACTTCGGGATGGACGCGCAGGAGGCCGTCTCGGCGCCGCGCTTCCATCACCAGTGGCGGCCCGACGTGCTCGACGTCGAGGGCGAGACGCCCGCCGACGTCGTCGCTGCGCTGAAGGCGCGCGGGCACGAGGTGAAAGTCTCGGACGAGATCATCAGCGGTGTCGAAGCGATCGTGGTCGATCCGAAGACGGGCGTGATGAGCGGCGGCGCCGATCCGAGGCGCGACAGCAGCGCGATGGGGCTCGACTAGAGCGCTAGGCGGGGCTCATCGCGCCGAGCGTGCGGTCGACGCTCGCGCCGAAGTCTTCGCCCCACGCGTAGGGCAGGTCGACGAGCGTGCCGCCGTGTGTCGCGGTCTCGGCGAGGTGCAGCGCGTCTGACAGCACGCGGCGCTGCATCGCGACATCGCGGGCCCGCCCGAACGGGTTGCCCATCGGGAAGTTCACGAACACGCTGCGCGGCGGCAGCACCTGCGCGGTGAGATCGCGCCCCGTCGAGACGAGCACGGTCGGAATGCCGCGAGCTTCGAGGACGCGAGCGACCAGACCCACGGTCTGGTGGTCGAGCGGTCAAGCGGGCACGAGCACGAAGAGATCGACGTGCTCCTTCGAGAGCGTCTCCGCGAGCGCGGGCGCTGCGACCTCCGTGACGTGCGAGCGCTTGTAGATGCGCCCCATGAAGCCGCTGTAGTGGTGCGGCGCGACTTCGGCGATCACGACTTCGCGCGCGAGCTCGCGCAGGCGCTCGAGCGGGAACACGCAGTTCACGTCCTCGCGCGCCGAGCGCACGTCGTAGTAGGAGTCGTGCACCTGGAAGTCCGGCGCGGAAGCGCCGCTCGCGATCGCGTCGAGCCGGAACTCGTTGCGCGCGTCGGGATTCCACGCCGGCATCGCGCAGTGTGACACGCCTCCGGAGGTGAGCAGCGAAACGCGGCACTCGCGCAACGGCTTCGCGAGGGGCGTCAGCGGCGCTTCGCGGTGAATCGTCCATTGATAAGGCGGGAAGCCTTGTGCGCGGTAGCGCGCGTTCAGGCGATCGACGTAGCGGACGGGTTCCACGCGCACCTCGATCTGGCTCGGTAGCGCAGCGCGTTGCTCGCGCGCTCCATCGTTCAGGCCGCGCGGGCTCGCGTTAGCGTGCGCTCCGATGCGCCTCGCAAAGCCCTGCATCGACGTCGGCATCCTCACCAACCGCGGTGAGGAGCAGCTCGCGTTCTGGCAGAACGAAGTCGGGTTGCCGTTCGAGGAGCGGCTGCCGGTGCGGCGCGGCTTCGTGCAGATGCGCCACGCGCTGAACGGATCCGTGTTCAAGCTGAACGTGGTGGACGCGGAGATTCCCGGCGCGCCGCCGAGCGGCTACCGCGAGCTGTGGATCGCGCGCGAGGGTGTGGCAGCGCCGCGCGCGCTCGCAGATCCCGACGGCAATCGCGTCGTGCTCGTGCCGCCGGGGCACGCGGGAGTCAGGGGAATCGGCGTCGTGCTCGCGGTGCGCGACGCGGCTGCGCACCGCGCGTTCTTCACGCGCGCGCTCGGGCTCGCCGAGGAGGCGCCGGGCGCGTACCGCTGCGGCACCTCGCTGTTCCTCGCGCGCGAAGACGCGAGCGCGCGCGGCGACGTCGTGCGCGACGGCCTCGGCTACCGCTACACGACGATCCAGATCTTCGACTGCGACGCGGAGACGAACGGCATCGTGGCGCGCGGCGGCGTGCTCGGTGCGCCTGCGATCACGCTCGGCAAGACCGCGCGCTTCTCGTTCGTGCGCGATCCCGACGGCAACTGGATCGAGATCTCGCAGCGCGCCTCGCTCACCGGCCCGCTGCCCGAATGACGCGCGCGATTCGCTGATGCCTGCATCGGCAGACGCCTTCGCCGCGCCCGCGTGGCTGTGGATCCCGATCACGATCGCCGCCGCGCTCGCGCAGAACTTGCGAACCGCGGTCCAGCGCAAGCTGAAGGGCGCGCTCTCGACGAACGGCGCGAACTACACGCGCTTCGTGTTCGGCATCCCCCTCGCAGCGGCCTGGCTCGCGGCGCTGCACGCGGCGGGCATCTCGCTCGCTCGGCCGAACGCGCAGTTCTTCGCCGGCATCGCCGTGGGCGGCGTCGCGCAGATCCTCGCGACCTCCGCGCTGCTCGAAGCCACCGCGCGCCGCAACTTCGCGGCTGGCATCGCGTTCTCGAAGACCGAGGCGGTGCAGGCGGCGTTGTTCGAGGCGCTCGTGCTCGGCGCCGCACTCGCGCCGCTCGGCTGGCTCGCGATCGCGGTGGCGACTGCGGGCGTGATGGCGATCTCGCTCGCGCGCCCGAGCGACGCGGGGCTGCGCGATCCCGCGCTCTGGCTCGGCGTCGCTTCGGGGGGGCTCTTCGCGATCGCGGCGGTCGCGTTTCGCGCCGCTTCGCTCTCGCTCGCGCATCCGTCGTTCCTGATGAGCGCCGCCACCACGTTGTTAGGCGCGCAAGCCCTGCAGACCGCACTTCTCGGCGGCTGGCTCGCGCTGCGCGAGCCCGGCCAGCTCGCCGCGGTGCGCGCGAACTGGCGCGTCGCGAGCCTCGCTGGCGCCGCGGGCACCCTCGCGAGCGCGGGCTGGTTCACTGCGATGACGCTCACCGTTGCCGCCTACGTGCGCACGCTCGGCCTCGTCGAGCTGCTGTTCACGTTCGCGGTCGGCCGCATCGCGTTCCGCGAGACGCCCGCGCCGCGCGAGATCGCCGGCGCGCTCCTGCTCGCCGCGGGCATCGCACTGCTGCTGAACGCGGGTTAGCGCGGCGCCGATTCGCGCCGCGGGTGCGCGCGATAGGCTGCGTCGCATGCCGGCCGCGCGCCCGCCCGTGACGGGCATCGTCACTTGCTTCAACGAGGAGCGGCACATCGCTGCTTGCCTCGAGAGCCTCGCGTGGTGCGACGAGATCGTGGTGCTCGACTCGTTCTCCACGGATCGCACGGCCGAGATCGCGCGTGCGTTCCCGCGTGTGCGCTTCCTCGAGCGCACTTATTACGGCGCCGCCGCCGCGAAGAACTTCGCGATGGATCAGGCGCGCCACGAATGGATGTTCATCCTCGATGCCGACGAGCGCTGCACGCCCGAGCTGCAGCGCGAGATCGAGGCGCTGCTCGCTGCTGGCCCCGAACGCGGCGCTTGGTTCGTGAAGCGCCGCTGCTTCTTCCTCGGGCGCGAGATTCGCTTCTCGGGCTGGCGCAACGATCGCGTCGTGCGCTTGATTCGGCGCGGCGCCGCGCGCCACGAGGACGCGCGGGTGCACCCGAAGGTGGTCGTCGCGGGCGGCGCGGCGTCGGTCCTGACGAATCCGCTCGTCCACTACGTGGTCGAGGACTTTCACGCCTACCTGCAGCGCATGGTGAAGTACGGCTACTGGGGCGCGGCGCAGGCGTGGCGCGAGGGCAAGCGCGCGCACTCGTTCGCCGACGTGCTGTTCCGCCCCGCCTGGCGCTTCCTGCGCACGTACGTGCTGCAGCTCGGCTTTCTCGACGGCGGCGTCGGCATCGCGTTCTGCCTCTGCCAAGCGTTCGCCACTTACGCGAAGTGGTCCGTGCTCTGGAGCTGGCAGCTCGACGCGAAGCGCGGGCGCGAGCCGCAGCTGCCGGAGTTCGAAGCCCGCGGCGACGCCTGACTACGGCTCCTCGACCAGCTTCAGCGCGCGGTTCGGGCAGTACTTCACCGCAGCCTCGACTTGCGCGCGCATCGTCTCCGGGATCGGGTCGAGCAGCAGCTGCGCCTGCCCATGATCACCGGCGCGCTCGACCACGAGGAACGCCTCCGGCGCTTCGCCCATGCACACGCCGTGGCCTTGGCAGAGATCGCGATCGATCACGACGTGCAGCTTCATCTCGCGCCGCGCCTCCGGTACCGCAGCCGGCACGGGTCGCTCGTGCGCAGGATCAGACTCGGCATCACGTCCTGATAACTCTCGGGTGCATCCACCAGCTCGAACTCGTAGCGCGCGAGCAGCGCGGCGAAGATCGCCTTCACTTGCAGCAGCGCGAACGCGTTGCCCACGCACTTGCGGCGCCCGCCGCCGAACGGGATGTAGGCGAACACGTTTTCCGGGAACGCGCGCTCGGGATCGAAGCGTTCCGCGTCGGGGAAGCTCTCGGGCAGGCGGTGCGCGACGTAGGGCGAGACCACGACGACGCTGCCCGCCGGAATCACGACGTCTCGGAACGCGAGGTCGCGCTTCACGAGGCGCATCAACGTCACGAGTGGCGGATGCTTGCGCAGCACCTCGAACACGAAGCGCTCGAGCGCGGGCAGCTCGCGCAGCGCGGTGTGTGCGAGCTGGCTGCCCGGCGCGACCACCGCGTCGATCTCGCGCACCACCCTCGCCGCGTGCTGCGGGTTGCGCGCGAGCTCGACGAGCGTCCAGGTCGCGGTGTTCGAGCTGGTGTGAAAGCCCGCGAACATGATCCAGATGACCATGCCTACGATCTCGTCATCCGTCAGGCGGCGGCCATCGAGGTACGCAGCCTCCATGAACGACTGCAGCATGTCGGGCGACGAGGCGCCCGTGCGGCGTCGCTCCTCGATCACTGCGGTGACGAGCTGCGCGAGCCGCGCGCGCGAGCGGTCGCGCTTCGCGAACGCCTCCTCCTGCGCGTAGGGGTCGACGATCGAGGACGCGCTCACGGCGTGCTCGAGGTCTTGGTAGAGCGCCCCGAACTCGCCGGTCAGCTTCGCGCGGAACTCGCTGCCCATCAGGCAATGCGTCGACGTGCGCAGCACGAGCTCCTTGAGCTCCTCGTAGAAATCCTTCTCGCCCTCGTCGTCCCAGGTCGAGACGTACGCCTCGACTTCGCGAGCGATCACCTGCGCGTAGCTCTTCATGCGATCGAGGCGCAGCGCGTTCGATTGCATCTTCACCTGCTGCCGCTCGAGCTCGAGCGGCGCGCCGTACTGAATGCCCGCGCCGAACACCGGGACCATGAAGTGGTACGGCTCGCGCGGGCTCAGCTGATCGTCGCCCGCGCGGAACACGGCTTCGTAGGCGGCGGGGCTGCTCAAGAGCAAGTGCTTCGCGCCGCCGAGATCGAACTCCGCAAGCTCGCCGCACTCGCGATACGCGCGCCACATGAAGTGCGCGGGGTGCGCGTTGAACTCCTCGAAGTGCCCCGAGCCGGGCTTCGCGCCCGACACCTGAGGCCAGCGCGGTGCGCTCACGCCGCGCTCCTGGGTCGCACTCTCGGGAACTCCGGGTGACGGAACGCGTCGCCGGGCTTCAGGCGGCCCGACAACAGCTGGAACACGCTCGTCGCCTTCGCCTCGGGGATCTGCTTGTCCGTGAGAAACGGGCGCCGCGCGTAGTGTGCGTCGGCGCCGAAGAAGCGCAGCGAGAGCGTGCGGCGCCGCATGTCTCGCCGCGTCGCCGCGCCGCCATGCAACAGGCCCGGATGAAACACGACGGCATCGCCCGGCTCGACCGCGAACGACGTGATGTCCCACGCGCCGCGGTTCTTCTCGATGTCGGGCAGCCGCGGCAGCGAGCCGTCGCCGTAGATCGGCAGCGTGTCGTCGCTCGGGTCGAAGCGCGAGCCGTCGTACATCGGACCGCGGTGCGAGCCGCGCACGAACTCGAGCGAGTGCGCGGCGTCGACCGCGTCGAAGCTGATCCACACCACTGCGATCTGCTCGCCGTCGACGGGCAGGTACGACGAGTCCTGATGCCACGGCGTGCGGCGCGTGTCGCCGCCTTCCTTCAGGAACACCTGCTCGTACATGAACCACACGTCGGGCGCGCCCCACAGCGCAGCGCACGCGTCGGCCGCGGGCGTCGCGTGCACGAGGTCGCGATAGACGGGCTGTGCCTTGCGGTTCGCGAGGTCCTGATAGAAACGCCCCTCGCCGCCCTGGTACACGTTCGCGCTCGGGCTCGGATTCGCGAGGCTCCACTCGTACGCCGCGCGCGCTTCGGCCAGGTCGTGCTCCCCTAACAACCCGCGCAGGCACACCACGCCGTCGCTCCGGAACGCTTCCCGCTGCGCGTCGTCCACGCGAATGCTCATGAGAGCACGTAGTCGTCTGCGTTCACGGCGCGCGTCTGTTGCCAGTACCCGAGCAGCGTGAAGGGCCAGTTCTGCGCGACGCGTCCGCTCGCGCTCTTGTACCAGCTGTTCACCTTCGAGACGCCCCACGCCATCTCGAGGTTGCCCTGGTCGATCCAGGCGTTGTAGCGGTCGTGCACGTCCTTCTTGCAGTCCATCGCGCGCTTGCCGCTCTCGAGCAGCAGGCGGATCGCCGCCGTGATGTACGTCATCTCGCACTCGCTGAAGTAGATGATGCTGCCGTTCACCACGATGTTGGTGTTGGGGCCGTACATGAAGAAGAAGTTCGGGAAGCTCGGTGCGACCAGGCCGAGGTAGGCCCTCGCGTTGCCGTCCCACTGCTTGTGAAGGTCCGCGCCGTTCCGCCCCAACACCTGCATCGGCGTCAGGAACTGCGAGGCCTTGAAGCCGGTCGCGTAGATGATCACGTCGGCGGCGCGCTCGACTCCCGCCTTGTCGACGACACCGCGGGGCGTGATCTCGCGAATGCCGCCGGTATGCAGGTTTACGTTGGGGCGCTTCAGCGCCGCGCACCACACGCCGTTGTCGACGAGGATGCGCTTGCTCGCGGGCGGGTACTTCGGGACGACCTTCTCGGCGAGGTCGGGGCGATCCGCGAGCTGGTCGCGCAGCGCCTGCGCCAGCATCGCGCGCAGCTCCTCGTTGCTCTCGCTCACGCTGTCCTCGCGCTGCCAGCCCTTCTGCACGCGCACGCGCGGCAGGAACCAGCCGTCGCCGGTACGCCAGAACAGCCAGAAGCGATGCCAGTGCGCCGCGTGCGGCACGTGCGAGAACACCCAGCGTTGGCCTTCGGGAATCGGCGCGTGGTAGTCAGGCGCCGGCAGCAGCCAGTTCGGCGTGCGCTGGTAGATGTCGAGTTGCGCGGCCTCTTCCGCGATCACGGGCACGAACTGCGCCGCCGTCGCGCCGGTGCCGATCACCGCGACGCGCTTGCCCTTCAGCGAGACGCCGTGATTCCAGCGCGCCGAGTGCCAGCTCGGCCCCCCGAACTTCTCCATGCCCGCGATGTCCGGCAGCTTCGGCTGATTGAGCTGGCCCACCGCGCTGATCAGCGCGTTCGCCTCGATCACGTCCTCGGCGCCGTCGGGCTTGCGCACGCGGATGCGCCACACCGCGCGATCTTCTTGCCATGCCGCCTGCAGCACTTCCGTCTTGAAGCGAAGGAGCTTGCGCAGATCGAAGCGCTCGGCGCACTCGCGGAAGTAGGAGAGCAGCGCGGGCTGCGTCGAATAATGATTCGGCCAGTCCGAGCGCTGCGCGAACGAGTAGGAGAAGAACGAGTTCGCGACGTCGACGCGGCAGCCGGGGTACGAGTTCTCGTACCACGTCCCGCCCACTTCGTCG encodes the following:
- the ggt gene encoding gamma-glutamyltransferase — its product is MCFSRAAHAAFFIVFLAARLSFAASPDPATGTRGMVVTPHPSATAAGVRVLERGGNAIDAAITAALAIAVAQPNSTGIGGGAFILVRLADGRAFAIDARETAPAAAHAEMYTRPDLAADASRFGGLAVGTPGLIAGFALALEEHGTISWKHALAPAIALADEGTPLGPYTRRFMGFMRATPLPARFPEVARIQLPPEPIAGGKLRQPELAGTLRLLAKRGPRAFYEGALAEKIAAAAQASGGVLTARDLAGYTPLVREPLRGEYRGVELLAFPPPSSGGVTLIQTLNILEGFDLRAKGAGSSESIHLVSEALKLAFADRALHLGDPAFVADMPVKQLLSDEYAAKLRARIRADRASRVDGSQLAVDDAGTAHLSVVDGAGNAVAITQTVNGPYGAWVVVPGTGVILNNEMDDFVTQPGEVNQWGLLGLADAANRVEPDKRPLSSMAPLIGIENGRVRFVAGSNGGPRIITSTLIALLNVVDFGMDAQEAVSAPRFHHQWRPDVLDVEGETPADVVAALKARGHEVKVSDEIISGVEAIVVDPKTGVMSGGADPRRDSSAMGLD
- a CDS encoding VOC family protein, yielding MRLAKPCIDVGILTNRGEEQLAFWQNEVGLPFEERLPVRRGFVQMRHALNGSVFKLNVVDAEIPGAPPSGYRELWIAREGVAAPRALADPDGNRVVLVPPGHAGVRGIGVVLAVRDAAAHRAFFTRALGLAEEAPGAYRCGTSLFLAREDASARGDVVRDGLGYRYTTIQIFDCDAETNGIVARGGVLGAPAITLGKTARFSFVRDPDGNWIEISQRASLTGPLPE
- a CDS encoding glycosyltransferase family 2 protein: MPAARPPVTGIVTCFNEERHIAACLESLAWCDEIVVLDSFSTDRTAEIARAFPRVRFLERTYYGAAAAKNFAMDQARHEWMFILDADERCTPELQREIEALLAAGPERGAWFVKRRCFFLGREIRFSGWRNDRVVRLIRRGAARHEDARVHPKVVVAGGAASVLTNPLVHYVVEDFHAYLQRMVKYGYWGAAQAWREGKRAHSFADVLFRPAWRFLRTYVLQLGFLDGGVGIAFCLCQAFATYAKWSVLWSWQLDAKRGREPQLPEFEARGDA
- a CDS encoding ferredoxin — protein: MHVVIDRDLCQGHGVCMGEAPEAFLVVERAGDHGQAQLLLDPIPETMRAQVEAAVKYCPNRALKLVEEP
- a CDS encoding cytochrome P450, yielding MSAPRWPQVSGAKPGSGHFEEFNAHPAHFMWRAYRECGELAEFDLGGAKHLLLSSPAAYEAVFRAGDDQLSPREPYHFMVPVFGAGIQYGAPLELERQQVKMQSNALRLDRMKSYAQVIAREVEAYVSTWDDEGEKDFYEELKELVLRTSTHCLMGSEFRAKLTGEFGALYQDLEHAVSASSIVDPYAQEEAFAKRDRSRARLAQLVTAVIEERRRTGASSPDMLQSFMEAAYLDGRRLTDDEIVGMVIWIMFAGFHTSSNTATWTLVELARNPQHAARVVREIDAVVAPGSQLAHTALRELPALERFVFEVLRKHPPLVTLMRLVKRDLAFRDVVIPAGSVVVVSPYVAHRLPESFPDAERFDPERAFPENVFAYIPFGGGRRKCVGNAFALLQVKAIFAALLARYEFELVDAPESYQDVMPSLILRTSDPCRLRYRRRGAR
- a CDS encoding phytanoyl-CoA dioxygenase family protein, which gives rise to MSIRVDDAQREAFRSDGVVCLRGLLGEHDLAEARAAYEWSLANPSPSANVYQGGEGRFYQDLANRKAQPVYRDLVHATPAADACAALWGAPDVWFMYEQVFLKEGGDTRRTPWHQDSSYLPVDGEQIAVVWISFDAVDAAHSLEFVRGSHRGPMYDGSRFDPSDDTLPIYGDGSLPRLPDIEKNRGAWDITSFAVEPGDAVVFHPGLLHGGAATRRDMRRRTLSLRFFGADAHYARRPFLTDKQIPEAKATSVFQLLSGRLKPGDAFRHPEFPRVRPRSAA
- a CDS encoding NAD(P)/FAD-dependent oxidoreductase translates to MDLSRPALRITESNDEIARALAQAHLPSLLPALAHVTGDLSVLRDDVKPDAIALAGDPSGFAGGEAAAARARALALEVLAKYRDAGCPPPKTPSEDFLRAIMRWVTPSADADPYLPLIQEELSVGENDLRAPQWRKEKLAPAREFLVAIIGAGMSGLLAAYRLQQAGVACVILEKNDEVGGTWYENSYPGCRVDVANSFFSYSFAQRSDWPNHYSTQPALLSYFRECAERFDLRKLLRFKTEVLQAAWQEDRAVWRIRVRKPDGAEDVIEANALISAVGQLNQPKLPDIAGMEKFGGPSWHSARWNHGVSLKGKRVAVIGTGATAAQFVPVIAEEAAQLDIYQRTPNWLLPAPDYHAPIPEGQRWVFSHVPHAAHWHRFWLFWRTGDGWFLPRVRVQKGWQREDSVSESNEELRAMLAQALRDQLADRPDLAEKVVPKYPPASKRILVDNGVWCAALKRPNVNLHTGGIREITPRGVVDKAGVERAADVIIYATGFKASQFLTPMQVLGRNGADLHKQWDGNARAYLGLVAPSFPNFFFMYGPNTNIVVNGSIIYFSECEMTYITAAIRLLLESGKRAMDCKKDVHDRYNAWIDQGNLEMAWGVSKVNSWYKSASGRVAQNWPFTLLGYWQQTRAVNADDYVLS